CCCATCAAAGCAAAAATAGCAATCCATAGCGACAGGAACACCTCTCTATCCAACCAGTTCCAGTGGTAAGCTAAATCGACATTGGATAAAAATTTCAATGCTAAAGCGAGTTCCAAAAATCCCAAGACTACTTTCACACTATTCAGCCAACCACCGGATTTCGGTAAGGATTTAAGCATGGAAGGAAACATAGCGAACAAACCAAAAGGAATGGCCAGGGCAATGGAGAATCCCAACATCCCAATTGCTGGACCTAATTTTTCCCCTTTCGAAGCTGCCTCAACCAACAGCGTCCCAATAATCGGTCCTGTACAAGAAAATGAAACCAATGACAAGCTAAAGGCCATAAAGAACAAGCCGACTAAGCCACCTTTATCTGATTTGGCATCCATTTTATTGACAAAGGAGCTTGGTAAAGTAATTTCAAATGCACCAAAAAAAGAAGCCGCAAATCCAACCAACAACAAAAAGAAAATGAAGTTAAAGATGCCGTTAGTCGAAAGCGCATTGAGTGCATCAGATCCGAATGCAATCGTGATAATCATCCCCAAGGCTACATAAATCACAATAATAAATAATCCATACAACAGGGCTTTACTGATACCACTTGCACGACTTCCTGCCTGTTTGGTAAAATAACTCACCGTCAGGGGTAACATCGGAAAAATACAAGGCATCAATAATGCTGCAAAACCACCTATAAGGCCTGCAATAAAGATACTCCACAATGATTTCTTTTCTGCCCCAGCAGCTTTTTCACCTGTTGCTACTGCCGCTACTGTGGTCTTGTTCGAGTCGGCCTTTACGGTAGCGGTATCCGGAGATTCCTCAAAAGATAGTGAATCGGGACTTATCGTACCATCCGTAAACTCAAGCCCCTCCAACTTGTTTGTTGTTGTATCCGCTTGGGCAAACATGGCCACAGGCGCTATCAGCAACATGAGAAGGATAAATAATTTGAAATTGACTTTCATTTTGTGTTATTCTTAGGTATATATTGGTTTTTGAATAAATGAAACCCGAGGAGCTAGAGACTCCCCGAGTTAACTATAAACATATGAAACTAAATCTTTTTAGGCTCCAAATACTGGATTTGCCAATCTGCAAATAGGTTGAAAACCCGAAAAATCAACGTCTGTAGAAAGATATCCTTCTTTTACTGGTTCCTCTTTCACCAAATCAGTACTTAGGTATTTTTTGTTATCATCGCAAAGTAGCGTCACC
The DNA window shown above is from Sphingobacterium thalpophilum and carries:
- a CDS encoding thioredoxin family protein, with the protein product MKVNFKLFILLMLLIAPVAMFAQADTTTNKLEGLEFTDGTISPDSLSFEESPDTATVKADSNKTTVAAVATGEKAAGAEKKSLWSIFIAGLIGGFAALLMPCIFPMLPLTVSYFTKQAGSRASGISKALLYGLFIIVIYVALGMIITIAFGSDALNALSTNGIFNFIFFLLLVGFAASFFGAFEITLPSSFVNKMDAKSDKGGLVGLFFMAFSLSLVSFSCTGPIIGTLLVEAASKGEKLGPAIGMLGFSIALAIPFGLFAMFPSMLKSLPKSGGWLNSVKVVLGFLELALALKFLSNVDLAYHWNWLDREVFLSLWIAIFALMGLYLIGKIKFSHDSELKFLSVPRTILAIVVFSFVVYMVPGLWGAPLKSISAFLPPSATQDFDLSSGVSAGAAAHSDGKVKKYAEIFHERGTPKGFDPYYDYDQALATAKELNKPVLIDFTGWNCVNCRKMEANVWTDQAVAKLLKEEFVMAELFVDDKTELAANEQFVSKYSGKKINTIGKKNSDFQAATFDSNSQPLYVIVDPTGKKLVPQSGANYNVEEYKAFLQSGVDAFKHKN